One window of Gemmatimonadaceae bacterium genomic DNA carries:
- a CDS encoding LytTR family DNA-binding domain-containing protein gives MPNGKWRVLIADDEPAARRGVRQLLAAFPEFIVVGECRDGREVLSSLDSLAPDMVFLDVQMPEVDGFEVIRRRSPEHMPVVVFLTAYDQFALRAFDAEALDYLVKPVSESRFTATIKRVARRLEAGGRDAREPAIVVSTARGAVVVNLREIDWIEAADYYARVWVGARSYLLRESLDDLEARVGAHGFVRAHRSALVRLAAVRALQRRDGGEIVALLGSGAKVAVSRRRRAAVAAAVRART, from the coding sequence ATGCCCAACGGTAAATGGCGCGTGCTGATCGCGGACGATGAGCCGGCGGCGCGCCGCGGCGTCCGGCAATTGCTGGCGGCATTTCCAGAGTTTATCGTCGTCGGCGAATGTCGCGACGGCCGCGAAGTGTTGTCGTCGCTCGACTCGCTCGCGCCGGACATGGTGTTTCTCGACGTGCAAATGCCCGAGGTGGACGGCTTCGAAGTCATCCGCCGACGTTCTCCCGAGCACATGCCGGTCGTCGTCTTCCTGACGGCGTACGATCAATTCGCGCTGCGTGCGTTCGACGCCGAGGCGCTCGACTACCTCGTGAAGCCGGTGAGCGAATCACGCTTTACCGCGACGATCAAGCGCGTCGCGCGGCGGCTCGAGGCGGGCGGCCGGGACGCGCGTGAACCGGCGATCGTCGTTTCGACCGCGCGCGGTGCCGTCGTGGTCAATTTGCGCGAGATCGACTGGATCGAAGCCGCCGATTACTACGCACGCGTTTGGGTTGGCGCGCGTAGTTATCTGCTTCGAGAGTCCCTGGACGATCTGGAAGCGCGCGTCGGCGCGCACGGATTCGTTCGCGCGCACCGGAGCGCATTGGTGCGGCTCGCGGCAGTTCGCGCACTCCAGCGGCGCGACGGCGGCGAGATCGTTGCCTTGCTCGGCTCCGGCGCCAAGGTCGCCGTGTCGAGGCGCCGTCGGGCGGCCGTCGCGGCCGCGGTGCGCGCGCGAACGTGA